The genomic interval TTATTTTTGCTTATCAAAAAGGAAAAAGAATTTTCCTTGGAGCATCGCCCGAAATTTTAGTTCAAAAAGAAAATGACCAACTCCTTAGTTATGCCTTAGCTGGAACTTTTCCAAAAACAATGGAAAATGCGGGGCAAAAATTGCTGACAGACCCCAAAAATCTTTTAGAGCATGATATTGTTGTCCAAAAAATAAAAAGAAATCTGCTTGAAAAAGCTGAGACAGTAACGGTTGGAACAACCGAATTAATGGAGTTGAAAAATGTTTATCATCTTCGGACAATTTTAAGTGCTAAAAATTCTGAGCTTTCACTTATTGATTGGACAAAACAGCTTCATCCAACACCTGCTCTTGGAGGAGAGCCTCGTCATGAGGCCCTCGAATTCCTCAGAAAGCATGAAAATCATAAGCGAGGACTATATGCTGCACCTCTTGGCTTAATTGACAGCAAAGGAAATGGCACAATGATTGTCGGGATTCGTTCGGCTTTGATTGTGGACAAGAAACTTTATGCTTATGCAGGGTGTGGAATTATCCCTTCTTCCGATGCTTTAGAAGAATTTAGAGAAACCAAGGTAAAATTAAAAACCATTTTAGAAGCTTTGTAACTTTTTAAAATATTTTACGATTTTAGATTTTTAAATTAGAAATGGAGATAGTCATGACCAATGAATATTTAGCTCCCTTTGTTGATGAACTTTTCAATTTAGGGGTACGTGAAGCTGTTTTTAGTCCAGGTTCACGTTCAACGGCTTTAGCCATGCTCTTTGAGGAATACAAAAAATACGATACTTATGTCAACATTGATGAACGTTCGGCTGCTTTTTTTGCTCTGGGAATTGCTAAAGCGAAAAAACGTCCTGTTGTTTTAGTTTGTACTTCAGGTTCTGCTGCGGCTCATCATTTCCCAGCTGTCCTTGAAGCAAAAATGAGTCGAGTTCCCCTTATTATTTTAACGGCGGACAGACCGGCTGAGCTTCAATTCGTTGGAGCTCCTCAAACAGTCGACCAGACCAGATTTTTTGGAAATTTTGTTAATCATTTTGAAAATCTTGAAGCTCCACATATTCAAAAGCAGTCTCAAACAGAAAACTTTTGGACCTATCCACGTAAAGTCGCACAACGAGCTGTCTTATCAGCTATTTCCCCTCTTTCGGGTCCTGTGCAAATCAATGTTCCCTTGCGTGATCCTTTAGTTCCAGAATTAAAAAGTGAAAATTATGAAAAAGGACGTTCTAAACATGCCTTTAAATTCTATAAGGGACAAGCACAAGTAATACTTCCATTTGATGAAGCATTGCTTTCTGGAAAAACATTAATTTTAGCCGGTGCCAATTTTGACAAAGATTATTCTGAAGCACTTTTAAAACTTGCGGAACAATTAAAAGCTCCAATTTTAGCGGATCCACTTTCTAATCTGCGTAATCATAATCATCCTTTGGTCATAGACTCTTATGATGCTTTTTTAGCAAATAATGATTTAAAAACTCAATTAAAAGCGGATGCTATTCTGCTTTTTGGACAAATGCCTGTTTCTAAACGTTTGCAACAATTCGTTGCTTTCAATAACGAAGCTGAATTTATTCAAGTTGACCCTGCTCTTGATTATCGCAACCCTAGTTTGACAACGACAACGATGGTTCAGTCTGATGTTCTCCCTTTTGCTTCTTCAATTAAAAAAGTAAATTCTGATAGTTCTTATTTGGAAAAATGGCAAAATGCTCAAGAAAAAATGAGACAACTTCTTGAAAAAGTGACTTATGAAGAAAGTCCTTTTGAAGGACGTTATGTCCAAGAACTACAAAAACATTTGGAAGTACTGGATGCTCAACTTCTTGTTTCAAATAGTATGGAAATCAGAGATATTGACTATTGGTGGAAAAAAGCGGATGCCAAAGTTAGAATTCTAGGAAATCGTGGTGTGAATGGCATTGACGGGACTGAATCAACTGCACTCGGAATTGCTACAACGGGTAAACCGACAGTTTTATTGACTGGGGATTTGTCAATGCTACACGATTTAAATGGTTTAATTGTTGGTAAAACACATGAACTTAATCTAACTATTGTATTATTTAATAATGACGGTGGTGGGATTTTTCATCATTTAGCTCAAAAAGGCGTACCGAATTTTGATTATCTTTTTTCAACTCCTCATGGTTTAAATTTTGCTGGACTGGCTGAGTTGACTGGTTTAGATTATCATTTGATCAGTGGCTATGCTGATTTTGGTCAGCAATTTGAAGCTTCTCTTCATCAATCTGGCATTCATCTTTTGGAAATTAAAACGGATAAAGATTTAAGTCTTGCTTTACATCAAAAATATACAACTTATGAAAATTGATAAAAAAATAATTACTATTGATGGTTTTGATTATGCTGTCCGTATTTGGGGGACTGGAGAGGTCCTATTTGCACTGCATGGTTTTTCTGAAAGTTCTAATACCTGGCGAAATCTTCATTTGACCGGCTACAAAATTGTTGCTATCGATTTGTTAGGTCACGGTTCATCAGCAAAACCAAAGGAACTTGCCCCTTATAAACTTGAGGCGATTTTGAAAAATCTGCACTTGCTATTTGCGCAATTTACTGACGGAAATACTTTTTCACTTCTTGGTTATTCAATGGGCGGACGATTGGCGCTTCGTTATTGCCTTGCTTATCCGTCAGCTCCTGTTAAATATTTAATTTTAGAGTCAACTGGTCCTGGGCTTTTATCTAGTGAAGACCGCAAAAAAAGACGACTGGCTGACGAAGAATTAGGACAGAAGATTTTGTTAAATGGGTCTGCTTGGTTTGCTGACTTTTGGGCTAATATTTCACTTTTTGAATCACAAAAAAAGCTGTCAGTAAAAATTCAACAGGAAATTTGGGAAAGCCGTGCAAGCAATTCACCCTTAGCTCTTGCCCAAACTTTGAATGGAACAGGTCAAGGCCAGCTTTTCTATGTTGGCGATAAAATTTCTTTAATAAAATCCAACATTCTCTATTTATCTGGGGATTTAGACGAAAAATATTCAAAAATTGCTAAAGAAATTTTTGCTCCAAATCCGAATGTCACTTGGATTTCTGTTGCTGCTTCTGGTCATAATATTCATCTAGAAAATCCGGTCACCTATCAAAAAATACTAGAGGAATTTTTACCTTAGTCAAAATGCTTTATGATATAATTGAAAAGTAATGACTATATCACTTCTGTCAGTAAAACTGATGAATTAGTTTTACTGACAGAAATAAATACAATAAAAGTATTTTTTCTAAGTGGACTTATGAAGGTTAATGAAAATAATAGAATTTCATAACTTCTAAACACTCAACGACAATCTGACATCAAAAATATCAGTTTGTTGCTGACCCTGAAGTCTAAGCGCTAAAGTGTAAAGACCCTAGGGCCCCTCACATCTTAATTTTAATTGAGTTCGGACTCGCAGAAGTTGATGAAAATAGATAAAATGGAACTTGGGCTATGCCCAGAACCGCATTTTTCTAATTTCCACAACTTCTAGCGCTCGTCCTCACATCTTAAAGGAGAATCATGTCAAAATTTAACTGGGTTGCTCTCAACCGTAACTACGAAGATATTATTTATGAAACTTACAATGGGATTGCCAAAATCACGATCAATCGTCCTGAAGTCCGCAATGCTTTCCGTCCCAAAACTGTCGTTGAAATGATTGATGCTTTTAGTGTCGCTCGTGATGATACCAATGTCGGCGTGATTATTTTGACTGGTGCAAATCATGGAAAAGGTGAAGATAAAGAAGCCTTTTGTTCTGGTGGTGACCAAAAAGTACGTGGAAATGGTGGATATGTTGGTGAAGACCAAATTCCTCGTTTGAACGTTTTAGATTTGCAACATTTGATTCGGATTACACCAAAACCTGTCATTGCCATGGTGAATGGTTTTGCCATTGGTGGAGGTCACGTGTTACATATCGTTTGTGATTTGACTATCGCTTCTGAAAACGCAAAATTTGGGCAAACTGGTCCGCGTGTTGGTTCTTTTGATGCTGGTTATGGTGCTGGTTTACTTGCCGCTATGGTTGGGCAAAAGAAAGCACGTGAAATATGGTTCCTCTGCCGTCAATATACTGCCCAAGAAGCAATGGACATGGGAATGGTTAATACTGTTGTTCCATTTGACCGTCTGGAAGAAGAAACCGTTCAATGGGCCCAAGAAATGCTTGCCCTCTCACCAATGGCGCTTCGTATGCTCAAAGGTTCAATGAATGCTGCAACTGACGGACTTGCTGGACTGCAACAATTTGCAGGAGATGCAACACTTATGTTCTATACTACGGATGAAGCCAAAGAAGGACGCGATGCTTTCAAAGAAAAACGCAAACCTGATTTTGACCAATTTCCAAAATTCCCATAAAAATTTCCAAAATTGCTGACAAAGCGTCTTTTTGACGCTTTTTGTGATTTAAAAGTTACTGACAGGATTTCTGTCAGTAAAAAATACACAGAAAGGAGAAAATCGAGTTCGCTCACATCTTAAAATATGAAATGGTTAAAAAAACAGGCGGAACTTTATCCTCAAAAACAATTTTTAAATGACTATACTTTTGCCCAAATCAATCAGGAAGTCAATAAGATGGCTGAACATTTGGCTCCTCTTATTGACAATCAATCACGGGTTGCGCTCCTTTCAGAAAACTCTGTTGAAATGGCAGTCGTTTTGTTTGCCTTGCTCGGTTTGTCAAAAGAAGTTCTTCTATTAAATACACACTTGACCGAATATGAACTAGCTGACCAAATCAAGGAACTCGAGATTGAGACAGTCTTCACATCGGATTCACTGACAGAAAAAATTACTGACAGCATTTCTTTTTCAGAAATTTGGACTAGTAACCCTTGCCCTGTAAGTCTGTCAGCAGATTTTTCTGATGAAAAAATTGCGGTCATCATGAACACTTCCGCTACTACCGGAAAATTTAAATCTGTCCCTATTACTTGGGGCATGATTTCAAATCACGTCAAAGCCTCAAAGGAAACGCTTGGCGCTTATGACAATGATAATTGGCTTGTCATCTTACCCATGTTTCATGTCTCTGGGCTTTCCATTATTATGCGTACTTTATATAATGCAACATCAGCGACCGTTGTTGATAAATTTGATGAAAACCAACTTCTTGAAATGATCAATTCTGGGAAAATCAACATGGTTTCACTCGTCCCAACCCTCCTTACAAGAATTGCTGACAAATTGCATAGCAATAACTTACGTTTAATTCTACTTGGTGGTGAATTTATTCCCCAACCTTTAATCAAAAAATGCCAAGAATTAGGGCTTCCTATTTACAAAACTTATGGAATGACTGAAAGTTTTTCACAATCTGTCACTTTTAATATTTTAGATTTCCCTGATAAAACAAGCTCTGTCGGGCGGCCTTTACCAGGTGTTGAAATTGAGATTCGTCAAGCTGACCTTGCTGGCGTTGGTGAAATTTGGTTAAAATCTCCGATGTTGATGAAAGCTTACCTAGGCCAAAAGCCTTACGGCACAGCTTTTGAAACAGGCGATATTGGTTATCTTGACGCGGACGGTTTTCTCTATCTGCTCAATCGCAGAAAAGATATCATTATTTCTGGCGGTGAAAATATTTACCCCAAAGAAATCGAAGATTTAGTTTATTCTCTTCCTGAAATCAAGGAATGTGCACTTGTTGCTAAGCCAGATGCCAAGTGGGGACAAGTGCCAATTCTCTTCGTTTCAGGCAATATTTCCCAAGAAAAATTAGAAAACTTTCTCACTGAAAAACTGGCAAAATACAAACGACCACAATCCATCACTTTCATGGATGAATTGCCCAAAAATGCTTCTGGAAAAATCTTGAGAAAAGAGCTTAAAGGATGATAATTGAAAAAATTACAATGTTTCATGTTCAACTCCCTATGAAATTTAATTTTAAGACCGCCAAAGGTTCCTTAAATCTCCGAGATACAATTATTATAAAAGTTGAAAGTCCTAACGGACTTTCGGGATTTGGTGAAGTTGTTGCTTTCACGACTCCTTTTTATACTTCAGAAACTTTTGCTGATTCTTGGAAAATCTTGGAAGAAACTTACCTGCCAGAAATTTTGCAAAAAGAATTCTCACACCCTTTTGAAATACATGAATTTTTTAGAAATCCCTTACCAATGGCACTGGCCGGACTAGAAAATGCACTTCTAGATTTGTATTTTAAAGAAAGAAATAAAAATTTGATTGCTGGTCTTTTCCAAGAAAAATTAGCTGATAAAATCCCACGTGGTGCGGTGCTTGGACAAATGTCTGACGAGCAAACCATTAAGGAAATTGGCCAACTTATTAACAGTGGCGTCAAAAGAATTAAATTAAAAATTAGTCCACAAATTGGGACTGACTTGATTAAAAAGCTGGTAAAAAGATATCCACAAATTACATTTGCTCTTGATGCCAATCGAAGTTTTCAACTGACAGACTGGCCAGTCATCAAAGAGCTAGACGAACTTGGTCTGGCTTGTATCGAAGAACCTTTTGATATCAAAGATTTATCCGAATTAAAATTACTGACAGAAAACTTCTTAACACCAATTTGCTTTGACGAATCCGTTCAAGATTTAGAAAGTCTAAAAATACTGACAGAACTTCCTTTTCAAACGATGCTCAATGTAAAAATAGGTCGTTTAGGTGGACTTTATCAAACGCAAAAAGCTATCGAATTTTGCAGACAGCATCAGATTGGCTTTTGGATTGGCAGTATGGTTGAGTCTGGTATCTCAAAAATACTCCATGTCCAACTCGCTGCGCTTTCTGGAAATGCTATGGCCGGTGATTTATCCGATTCTAAGCATTATTTTGACATAGACCTCATTCAACCAGAAATTGCATTTCCAAACGGTTGGATGACCGTCCCGACTGGAATTGGTATCGGTCTGTCAGTTAATGAAACGCTACTCAAAGGTTATACTGTAAATAAATTAATTATGACCTACTTTAGATGAACGAAAAAGAAAAAAACTGGAACCTCTACTTACAGGTGAATTTTACTTCGCAAATTTCATCCACAACCTTGAAGCTCTGCTTCAAGCAGAACCACTTTTTTCCTACATCCGCTCCGTTGTCTCTTTTGGCAATGTCGCTAGCTACGTTATCGGTTCCAGCTAAGTACTGTTCTTCGCTACGCTCGAATGTCCATGCTAAAGCGCAACGAGAATCGCAAGTACTTGCTGGCAGGGCAAGCGTCAGCCAAAAAGGCATTTTTCATCATTTCAAGACAGTCAGCGACAAACTTGCTTGTCGCTGTCCCCGAAGCTCGTGCACTAAAGTGCTAAGGCCCTAGGGCGGTCTCACATCTTATTAAGGAGATTTTCCAATGAACATGATTGACCAACTCAATATCACAGATTTTCAAGTTTTTACTGACGAGAATTCTGACAAGTTTGTCAGTAAAATTTATAAATTCTCAAGTAAAATGATTCTCAGC from Lactococcus lactis carries:
- a CDS encoding isochorismate synthase, with translation MNYIKINLKLNNPLAFWANFSESERFFWFEPQKETFVIGCERLKAIDLEHDKFSDYPYLFHSQTFFDDIKGELWENFGGETIAFKHYFVVNKENSYTLTCDSPREIPEITIPKFKHQLTEKASDFSAWQELFYAIQKNFADGKSRKIVASRELEFTSQTSFELESIIQNLLDNNPNAFIFAYQKGKRIFLGASPEILVQKENDQLLSYALAGTFPKTMENAGQKLLTDPKNLLEHDIVVQKIKRNLLEKAETVTVGTTELMELKNVYHLRTILSAKNSELSLIDWTKQLHPTPALGGEPRHEALEFLRKHENHKRGLYAAPLGLIDSKGNGTMIVGIRSALIVDKKLYAYAGCGIIPSSDALEEFRETKVKLKTILEAL
- the menD gene encoding 2-succinyl-5-enolpyruvyl-6-hydroxy-3-cyclohexene-1-carboxylic-acid synthase, with product MTNEYLAPFVDELFNLGVREAVFSPGSRSTALAMLFEEYKKYDTYVNIDERSAAFFALGIAKAKKRPVVLVCTSGSAAAHHFPAVLEAKMSRVPLIILTADRPAELQFVGAPQTVDQTRFFGNFVNHFENLEAPHIQKQSQTENFWTYPRKVAQRAVLSAISPLSGPVQINVPLRDPLVPELKSENYEKGRSKHAFKFYKGQAQVILPFDEALLSGKTLILAGANFDKDYSEALLKLAEQLKAPILADPLSNLRNHNHPLVIDSYDAFLANNDLKTQLKADAILLFGQMPVSKRLQQFVAFNNEAEFIQVDPALDYRNPSLTTTTMVQSDVLPFASSIKKVNSDSSYLEKWQNAQEKMRQLLEKVTYEESPFEGRYVQELQKHLEVLDAQLLVSNSMEIRDIDYWWKKADAKVRILGNRGVNGIDGTESTALGIATTGKPTVLLTGDLSMLHDLNGLIVGKTHELNLTIVLFNNDGGGIFHHLAQKGVPNFDYLFSTPHGLNFAGLAELTGLDYHLISGYADFGQQFEASLHQSGIHLLEIKTDKDLSLALHQKYTTYEN
- the menH gene encoding 2-succinyl-6-hydroxy-2,4-cyclohexadiene-1-carboxylate synthase, which translates into the protein MKIDKKIITIDGFDYAVRIWGTGEVLFALHGFSESSNTWRNLHLTGYKIVAIDLLGHGSSAKPKELAPYKLEAILKNLHLLFAQFTDGNTFSLLGYSMGGRLALRYCLAYPSAPVKYLILESTGPGLLSSEDRKKRRLADEELGQKILLNGSAWFADFWANISLFESQKKLSVKIQQEIWESRASNSPLALAQTLNGTGQGQLFYVGDKISLIKSNILYLSGDLDEKYSKIAKEIFAPNPNVTWISVAASGHNIHLENPVTYQKILEEFLP
- the menB gene encoding 1,4-dihydroxy-2-naphthoyl-CoA synthase, which encodes MSKFNWVALNRNYEDIIYETYNGIAKITINRPEVRNAFRPKTVVEMIDAFSVARDDTNVGVIILTGANHGKGEDKEAFCSGGDQKVRGNGGYVGEDQIPRLNVLDLQHLIRITPKPVIAMVNGFAIGGGHVLHIVCDLTIASENAKFGQTGPRVGSFDAGYGAGLLAAMVGQKKAREIWFLCRQYTAQEAMDMGMVNTVVPFDRLEEETVQWAQEMLALSPMALRMLKGSMNAATDGLAGLQQFAGDATLMFYTTDEAKEGRDAFKEKRKPDFDQFPKFP
- the menE gene encoding o-succinylbenzoate--CoA ligase encodes the protein MKWLKKQAELYPQKQFLNDYTFAQINQEVNKMAEHLAPLIDNQSRVALLSENSVEMAVVLFALLGLSKEVLLLNTHLTEYELADQIKELEIETVFTSDSLTEKITDSISFSEIWTSNPCPVSLSADFSDEKIAVIMNTSATTGKFKSVPITWGMISNHVKASKETLGAYDNDNWLVILPMFHVSGLSIIMRTLYNATSATVVDKFDENQLLEMINSGKINMVSLVPTLLTRIADKLHSNNLRLILLGGEFIPQPLIKKCQELGLPIYKTYGMTESFSQSVTFNILDFPDKTSSVGRPLPGVEIEIRQADLAGVGEIWLKSPMLMKAYLGQKPYGTAFETGDIGYLDADGFLYLLNRRKDIIISGGENIYPKEIEDLVYSLPEIKECALVAKPDAKWGQVPILFVSGNISQEKLENFLTEKLAKYKRPQSITFMDELPKNASGKILRKELKG
- the menC gene encoding o-succinylbenzoate synthase; the protein is MIIEKITMFHVQLPMKFNFKTAKGSLNLRDTIIIKVESPNGLSGFGEVVAFTTPFYTSETFADSWKILEETYLPEILQKEFSHPFEIHEFFRNPLPMALAGLENALLDLYFKERNKNLIAGLFQEKLADKIPRGAVLGQMSDEQTIKEIGQLINSGVKRIKLKISPQIGTDLIKKLVKRYPQITFALDANRSFQLTDWPVIKELDELGLACIEEPFDIKDLSELKLLTENFLTPICFDESVQDLESLKILTELPFQTMLNVKIGRLGGLYQTQKAIEFCRQHQIGFWIGSMVESGISKILHVQLAALSGNAMAGDLSDSKHYFDIDLIQPEIAFPNGWMTVPTGIGIGLSVNETLLKGYTVNKLIMTYFR